From the genome of Candidozyma auris chromosome 2, complete sequence, one region includes:
- the CSC25 gene encoding Ras family guanine nucleotide exchange factor CDC25, with the protein MSYEEIPPDVVSPHDATQTIQQTLKCKDTVIALYDFPGTQPSHLPLDLGDTVYVLAKSDSGWWDGVVISNGEMSRGWFPHNYVRSVNYVQPVLNKLKSNKEIDTITAANTAANVLIPSFANLLQRSLVDSGKNSPASNTRKNSVVSFASSETSISDSKSRSNQALMPSSAHTSSPSSEVTEGATPPTPNTAHQPSFASTISSPSEDMPPTQDSPPVKFIPVEEAERLCLELKQTEGKNIVWTARGTTAGDIVFYSEQLEVYCETLPLVPLIQSVDLNGGNLALPTVEAVNDISVVNAVHDLNESNERSNSSVKGFDLKRDSNASSMSTSSSVSSYHHFSQPFFAASGLFYNSFDDITKWTELKDHFNYLLDLTHKALKDSNKQLFSMHLSQLTKVVSIVLAAARLCQHDFSDSKYEASIRRKLKRITNGFSQLYINGLLHLSVMHYSVAASNAELFSLDIRTLNKSTGPTQQASVVSPTDSISSQSGSAENRGSVADEAATRVNRSVGSDHSQDSLESYLSQADHEVDAVRSNMNGLIKLFVRLSKGKKITIKDYDSSDASEDEGEDRYNVLPQVYPRFLADEFNGGNWCNPFFTNTRPYLNLSGDHLKNRYHLKVIIDSAGYDRVKQFTSEIVKISKETLGFLDPKNQGKYYNEQLRNGRNEQILRFMYKYLHHASSMIDLLESFDFTVFCLIKRSSSGDSLGSNDEVRGSQDDENTTGNLTFDYPVVLEFFQAKQYFHTLVSKVIMYSQTLTLEDPDVFTAMKEDDPVLYNRETIKDPLERSALVLSNILMQQSRMKPAGAITLDKDEVVSELLSEGIDFCDHILTLVQQLVEERETILNYATRVMHDDFNVQLLVIERNNTAAGDKNDDSGAQYYSSREKNDDTPWYLEGDEECDLLLDIKGNIKGGTKEALVAHLTRHESLDAGFISVFLTTFATMMSIGEFIQLLINRFNMEAPEGLSYEEYLSWKSNKQQKVRAKVLDVMKLLIDAHWCDSYYSVTVLQRWMAFVQLPSVKRYPTSEHVAAGIEKILKGEHVPRKPETAVVIGKPPAPILKGFSLKKIKLQDIDYIEFARQITIREFHLFCQINKLACVNKVWGKKSGLNESIEPITNFIKASNQLTNFVAYMILRKDDAKKRVRAIRYFVQVAEKCRQYNNFSSMTAIISALYSSPIHRLKKTWAYVSRDILTQLQNMNRLMNSTRNFNEYRDVLKFIGSEPCVPFFGVYLSDLTFIYHGNPQHLLNRTRMINFAKRAKTVQIVEGIDRFQKIGYNFQSVNEIQKYLDLWFDKCPSIEEQYQLSLSLEPRESVDRSSQKKSSRSEKDETSAHHSTRMAPNMSIWGLKQ; encoded by the coding sequence ATGTCGTACGAGGAGATTCCTCCCGACGTGGTGTCCCCGCATGATGCCACTCAGACAATACAGCAGACACTCAAGTGCAAGGACACTGTTATAGCCCTCTACGACTTCCCGGGCACCCAGCCGTCTCACCTCCCCCTAGACTTGGGTGATACCGTTTACGTGTTGGCGAAAAGCGATTCGGGTTGGTGGGATGGTGTGGTGATTAGTAACGGAGAGATGCTGCGGGGCTGGTTCCCGCATAACTACGTTCGGTCAGTGAACTATGTTCAGCCggtcttgaacaagttgaagtccAATAAGGAAATTGATACCATCACTGCTGCCAACACTGCTGCAAATGTGCTTATCCCATCCTTTGCAAATCTCCTACAGCGTTCACTTGTGGATCTGGGCAAGAACAGTCCGGCCAGTAATACGAGGAAGAATTCCGTTGTATCTTTTGCATCGCTGGAAACCAGCATCTCTGATCTGAAGCTGCGCTCCAATCAGGCACTCATGCCTTCACTGGCTCATACGTCTTCCCCTTCCTCAGAAGTAACTGAGGGTGCTACTCCTCCGACCCCCAATACGGCACACCAGCCATCTTTTGCATCCACGATATCTTCGCCTTCAGAAGATATGCCACCTACTCAAGACAGCCCGCCGGTCAAGTTCATCCCGGtagaagaagcagagagaTTGTGTCTCGAATTGAAACAAACCGAAGGGAAAAATATTGTGTGGACCGCCAGAGGAACAACCGCAGGTGACATTGTGTTCTACTCCGAACAGCTCGAAGTATACTGTGAAACACTTCCGTTGGTTCCTCTAATTCAGCTGGTTGACTTGAACGGTGGTAACTTAGCATTGCCCACAGTGGAAGCCGTCAATGACATTAGCGTTGTGAACGCCGTGCACGATTTAAACGAGAGTAATGAGCGTTCCAACTCTAGTGTCAAGGGCTTCGATCTCAAGCGTGACTCTAATGCATCCTCAATGTCAACCAGCAGTTCAGTGTCTTCGTACCACCACTTCCTGCAAcctttctttgcagccagtggTCTATTTTACAACCTGTTCGACGACATCACTAAATGGACAGAACTCAAGGACCACTTCAACTACCTTCTCGACTTGACCCACAAGGCTCTAAAGGATTCCAACAAACAGTTATTTTCTATGCATCTCTCCCAACTTACGAAAGTTGTGTCCATAGTGCTAGCTGCTGCAAGGCTTTGTCAGCACGACTTCTCGGATTCAAAGTACGAGGCATCGATACGAAGGAAGCTCAAACGTATCACCAATGGCTTCTCTCAACTATATATCAACGGCCTTCTACATCTCAGTGTCATGCATTACTCAGTGGCTGCATCCAACGCAGAGTTATTCAGTCTTGACATACGCACCCTCAACAAATCCACTGGACCCACTCAGCAGGCCTCCGTTGTGTCACCGACAGACTCAATAAGTTCACAGTCAGGCTCCGCAGAGAACCGAGGAAGTGTAGCTGATGAAGCTGCAACTCGGGTGAACAGATCTGTTGGACTGGATCACTCTCAGGATTCATTGGAATCATATCTTCTGCAAGCTGATCATGAGGTTGACGCTGTCAGATCCAATATGAATGGCTTAATTAAGTTATTTGTTCGCTTAAGTAAGGGGAAAAAAATAACCATCAAGGACTACGACAGTTCTGATGCCTCCGAGGATGAAGGTGAGGATCGTTACAACGTGCTACCCCAAGTGTATCCTCGATTCCTAGCAGATGAGTTCAATGGTGGTAACTGGTGCAACCCATTCTTCACTAACACACGGCCTTACCTCAATTTGAGTGGAGaccatttgaaaaatagATATCATCTCAAAGTCATCATTGACAGCGCTGGCTATGATCGAGTGAAGCAATTTACTAGCGAGATCGTGAAAATCAGCAAGGAGACTCTAGGCTTTTTGGACCCGAAAAATCAAGGCAAATACTACAATGAGCAGCTTAGGAATGGCAGAAACGAGCAAATCTTACGTTTCATGTACAAATATTTGCACCATGCTAGCTCTATGATTGATTTACTAgagtcttttgatttcaCTGTTTTCTGCCTCATCAAGAGGTCGTCATCTGGCGACAGCTTAGGTAGTAATGACGAGGTTAGGGGAAGTCAGGATGATGAGAATACGACTGGAAATCTAACTTTCGATTATCCTGTGGTGTTGGAATTTTTTCAAGCTAAGCAGTATTTCCACACACTTGTATCGAAGGTTATTATGTATAGTCAAACGTTGACCTTGGAGGACCCTGATGTGTTCACGGCTATGAAGGAGGATGATCCTGTCCTTTATAATAGGGAGACAATCAAAGATCCATTAGAAAGGTCTGCATTGGTATTGAGTAACATCTTAATGCAGCAGAGCCGAATGAAACCCGCCGGGGCGATTACTCTTGATAAAGATGAAGTGGTCTCGGAGCTTCTTTCAGAAGGTATAGACTTCTGCGACCACATTTTGACTCTTGTTCAgcagcttgttgaagagagagagacAATTCTTAACTATGCAACTCGTGTAATGCACGATGATTTCAATGTCCAGCTTCTTGTTATCGAGCGCAACAATACAGCTGCTGGTGACAAGAATGATGACAGCGGTGCTCAATATTACAGCAGCAGAGAGAAAAATGATGACACTCCATGGTATTTGGAAGGAGACGAAGAGTGTGATTTGTTGCTTGATATCAAGGGTAATATTAAAGGAGGTACTAAGGAGGCTCTTGTGGCACACTTGACCAGACACGAATCGCTTGATGCTGGATTTATCTCGGTTTTTTTGACCACCTTTGCAACAATGATGTCGATTGGAGAGTTTATTCAGCTCTTAATCAATCGCTTCAACATGGAGGCTCCTGAGGGTTTGAGCTACGAGGAATACTTGTCCTGGAAGTCGAATAAGCAACAAAAAGTGCGTGCCAAGGTGTTGGACGTAATGAAACTTCTCATCGACGCACACTGGTGTGATTCATACTATAGTGTTACTGTTCTTCAGCGCTGGATGGCCTTTGTACAGTTACCCAGCGTCAAGCGGTACCCTACCTCTGAGCATGTCGCTGCTGGAATCGAAAAAATTCTCAAAGGGGAGCATGTACCCAGAAAGCCTGAGACTGCCGTTGTTATTGGAAAGCCTCCAGCGCCTATCCTCAAGGGAttctcgttgaagaagattaaACTTCAAGACATTGACTATATTGAGTTCGCCAGGCAAATTACTATTCGTGAGTTTCATTTGTTTTGCCAGATTAATAAGCTTGCCTGCGTTAACAAGGTGTGGGGTAAGAAGTCGGGGCTCAATGAGAGTATTGAACCCATAACcaatttcatcaaggcTTCCAATCAGTTGACAAACTTTGTTGCCTATATGATCTTGAGAAAGGACGATGCAAAGAAGCGTGTGAGAGCAATAAGATACTTTGTGCAAGTGGCGGAGAAGTGTCGCCAATACAATAACTTTTCCTCGATGACGGCTATTATCTCGGCCTTGTATTCCTCGCCTATTCACAGACTCAAGAAGACTTGGGCATATGTCTCTCGGGATATACTCACGCAACTTCAAAACATGAACAGGCTCATGAATTCAACCAGAAATTTCAATGAGTACAGAGATGTGCTAAAATTCATTGGATCGGAGCCTTGCGTACCTTTCTTTGGCGTATACTTGAGTGATTTGACTTTTATCTATCACGGAAACCCTCAACATTTGTTAAATCGCACACGAATGATAAATTTTGCCAAGAGAGCAAAGACTGTTCAAATTGTGGAGGGTATCGACCgatttcaaaaaattgggtacaattttcaaagtGTCAACGAGATACAAAAGTATCTCGACCTTTGGTTCGATAAGTGCCCATCCATCGAAGAGCAGTATCAATTGTCCTTGTCACTCGAGCCACGTGAATCAGTGGACCGCAGTTctcagaagaagtcaaGTCGTAGCGAGAAAGACGAGACTTCTGCCCACCACAGTACTCGAATGGCCCCAAACATGAGCATTTGGGGACTTAAACAGTAA
- a CDS encoding type I glyceraldehyde-3-phosphate dehydrogenase codes for MVSIGINGFGRIGRLVLRIALERKDIKVVAVNDPFIAADYAAYMFKYDSTHGQYKEEVKSEGNNLIIGGHKIKVYGEKDPANIPWGADGVDLVVDSTGVFTKLEGAQKHIDAGAKKVVITAPSADAPMFVVGVNEEQYAGQSIVSNASCTTNCLAPLAKVIDDAFGIEEGLMTTVHSITATQKTVDGPSHKDWRGGRTASGNIIPSSTGAAKAVGKVIPHLNGKLTGMALRVPTVDVSVVDLTAKLKKDVTYEEICAAVKKASEGKLKGVLGYTEDAVVSSDFISSNYSSVFDAKAGILLSPKFVKLIAWYDNEYGYSNRVVDLVEYVAKQ; via the coding sequence ATGGTCTCTATTGGTATCAACGGCTTCGGCAGAATCGGTCGTCTCGTCTTGAGAATCGccttggaaagaaaagacatCAAGGTGGTCGCTGTCAACGACCCTTTCATTGCTGCTGACTACGCTGCCTACATGTTCAAGTACGACTCCACCCACGGCCAGTACAAGGAAGAGGTGAAGAGCGAAGgcaacaacttgatcatTGGCGGCCACAAGATCAAGGTTTACGGAGAGAAGGACCCTGCCAACATCCCATGGGGTGCTGACGGCGTTGACTTGGTTGTCGACTCCACTGGTGTCTTCACCAAGCTTGAAGGTGCCCAGAAGCACATCGACGCTGGTgccaagaaggtggtgatCACAGCTCCTTCCGCTGACGCTCCAATGTTCGTTGTTGGTGTCAACGAGGAGCAGTACGCTGGCCAGTCCATTGTCTCCAACGCCTCGTGCACCACCAACTGTTTGGCTCCTTTGGCCAaagtcattgatgatgccTTTGGCATTGAGGAGGGTTTGATGACCACTGTCCACTCTATCACCGCCACGCAAAAGACCGTCGACGGTCCTTCCCACAAGGACTGGAGAGGTGGTAGAACCGCTTCGGGCAACATCATCCCATCTTCTACTGGTGCTGCCAAGGCTGTCGGAAAGGTCATCCCACACTTGAACGGCAAGTTGACCGGTATGGCTTTGAGAGTCCCAACCGTCGATGTGTCTGTGGTTGACTTGACTgccaaattgaagaaggatgtCACTTACGAAGAGATCTGTGCTGCTGTCAAGAAAGCTTCTGAGGGCAAATTGAAGGGTGTCTTGGGCTACACTGAGGATGCTGTTGTGTCTTCTGACTTCATCTCCTCAAACTATTCTTCTGTGTTCGACGCCAAGGCCGGTATCTTGTTGTCTCCTAAGTTCGTCAAGTTGATCGCCTGGTACGACAATGAGTACGGTTACTCCAACAGAGTTGTTGACTTGGTTGAATACGTTGCCAAGCAATAA
- the PEP8 gene encoding retromer subunit PEP8: MSLFFKAPLDIEIRLDDEKSRKHIELKSKQGRIESLPLFRDGESVKGQVTLRTRSGKVVEHVGVKVQLLGVIESPLDNITSSEFLSLATELAAPGHLNKAETYSFSFRNVEKQYESYRGKNVTLRYFIRVVVSRKKQADITREKDLWVLQYADSINDENNGKDKDDTHHNGTKRDNLSRDVIETSAARSIATSTVKMDVGIEHCLHIEFEYNKSRFSLKDIILGRIFFILVRIKIKHMEISLVRRESVGSPPNQVVDTETMVRFEIMDGAPVKGESIPIRLFLNGYDLTPTYKDVNKKFSSRTYLSLVLIDEDGRRYFKQSEIILYREDQ, from the coding sequence ATGTCactctttttcaaagcaCCACTAGACATTGAAATACGCTTGGACGATGAGAAATCTCGAAAGCATATTGAACTCAAGTCCAAACAGGGTCGCATTGAGCTGTTGCCGCTCTTCCGAGATGGAGAGTCGGTGAAGGGACAAGTAACACTTAGGACGAGAAGTGGGAAAGTCGTGGAGCACGTTGGCGTGAAAGTGCAATTGTTAGGAGTCATTGAGTCTCCTTTGGACAATATCACGCTGTCCGAGTTTCTCAGTTTGGCGACAGAGCTTGCAGCACCTGGTCACTTGAACAAAGCTGAAACGTATTCATTCTCGTTCAGAAACGTAGAGAAGCAGTACGAAAGCTATAGAGGCAAAAATGTCACTTTGCGTTACTTCATTAGGGTTGTGGTTTCACGTAAGAAACAGGCAGACATCACAAGGGAGAAAGATCTCTGGGTGTTGCAATATGCTGACTCAATCAATGACGAGAATAATGGTAAAGATAAAGATGACACCCACCACAATGGAACTAAAAGGGATAATCTCAGCAGAGACGTGATTGAAACGAGCGCTGCCAGATCAATTGCTACATCGACAGTGAAAATGGATGTCGGTATCGAGCACTGTCTACACATTGAGTTTGAATACAACAAAAGCCGATTCTCTCTCAAAGACATTATATTAGGTCGcatattcttcattcttGTGAGGATAAAGATTAAACACATGGAGATTTCGCTAGTTAGAAGGGAAAGTGTGGGatctcctccaaatcaGGTCGTTGATACCGAGACTATGGTACGATTTGAGATTATGGACGGTGCTCCTGTGAAGGGTGAGAGTATCCCTATTAGACTTTTCTTGAATGGCTATGACCTTACCCCCACATATAAAGATgtgaacaagaagttctcATCCAGAACGTACTTGCTGTTAGTATTGATCGATGAGGACGGCAGAAGGTACTTCAAGCAAAGTGAAATTATTCTTTATCGCGAGGATCAATGA
- the URA3 gene encoding orotidine-5'-phosphate decarboxylase, giving the protein MEAKKSNLCASVDVNTTSEFLSLIDKLGPYICLVKTHIDIIDDFSYETTIVPLLELAKKHQFMIFEDRKFADIGNTVKHQYSGGAFKIAQWADITNAHGVTGAGVVSGLKAAAQEVTEEPRGLLMLAELSSKGSLAYGEYTKQTVEIAKTDKEFVIGFIAQKDMGGREEGFDWLIMTPGVGLDDKGDALGQQYRTVDEVVSTGTDIIIVGRGLFGKGRDPQVEGERYRSAGWNAYLKMTNK; this is encoded by the coding sequence ATGGAGGCTAAGAAATCCAACTTGTGTGCTTCCGTGGATGTGAACACCACCAGCGAATTCTTGTCGCTTATTGACAAATTGGGTCCATACATTTGCTTGGTGAAGACCCATATCgacatcattgatgatttctCCTATGAGACCACCATTGTTCcacttcttgagcttgctAAGAAGCACCAGTTCATGATTTTTGAGGACAGGAAGTTCGCCGATATAGGCAACACAGTCAAGCATCAATACTCTGGCGGAGCTTTCAAAATCGCTCAATGGGCTGATATCACCAATGCACATGGTGTTACTGGTGCAGGTGTTGTCAGTGGACTAAAGGCAGCGGCCCAAGAGGTTACTGAGGAACCCCGTGGATTGTTGATGCTCGCTGAGCTTTCCTCAAAGGGCTCATTGGCTTACGGTGAATACACCAAACAAACTGTAGAGATTGCGAAAACTGACAAGGAGTTTGTTATTGGTTTTATTGCTCAAAAGGACATGGGAGGCCGTGAAGAGGGCTTCGATTGGTTAATAATGACTCCTGGTGTGGGTCTTGATGACAAAGGTGATGCTTTGGGCCAACAGTACAGAACCGTGGACGAAGTGGTTTCTACTGGTACTGACATAATCATTGTTGGCAGAGGCTTGTTCGGTAAAGGGAGAGACCCTCAGGTTGAAGGCGAACGCTACAGATCAGCTGGCTGGAACGCTTATCTCAAAATGACCAATAAATAG